Proteins co-encoded in one Dreissena polymorpha isolate Duluth1 chromosome 12, UMN_Dpol_1.0, whole genome shotgun sequence genomic window:
- the LOC127852692 gene encoding myeloid differentiation primary response protein MyD88-like, with the protein MTLIHACFTIYFYPLSIRVIKFPTLCLSKQYPVIGRILNCTPICLIIRLEDDNPSIHFTYDAFVCHIQDDPEDKRFVQDLIEELEDRRGLRLYVPGRDNRLDASENIIHADEIEESCRRVIIVLSRSFFQTRLSVFQERFAQELWTAERRARMIAIIRERGAVVPDTLNDCNTLDYNDMNEINWALLASSINEPITQATYRRFILNRNGRGLSFPFPAGGNENTVLTLRNSQPPPGPNRSPDPVSTEHTRTQWPDGESGNTTPKTVHSDHTTPTFILPTTEKKL; encoded by the exons ATGACATTAATACACGCGTGTTTTACGATCTACTTCTACCCATTAAGCATAAGAGTTATAAAATTTCCTACACTATGTTTGTCTAAACAATACCCGGTTATTGGGCGTATCTTAAATTGTACACCTATCTGTCTAATTATCCGATTGGAAGATGATAACCCGAGCATACATTTTACGTACGACGCTTTCGTGTGCCACATTCAAGACGATCCGGAGGACAAGCGGTTCGTTCAAGACCTTATTGAGGAGCTAGAAGATAGAAGAGGACTTCGACTCTACGTCCCAGGTCGCGATAATAGATTGGATGCATCCGAAAACATCATTCATGCTGACGAAATTGAGGAAAG TTGCCGACGAGTGATCATAGTGCTATCAAGGTCGTTTTTTCAGACCAGATTGTCCGTCTTCCAAGAAAGATTTGCACAAGAATTATGGACAG CGGAAAGGCGTGCTCGAATGATTGCAATTATCCGTGAAAGAGGCGCCGTCGTACCTGATACACTAAATGATTGTAATACTCTCGACTATAACGACATGAATGAGATCAACTGGGCACTCTTGGCGTCATCCATCAATGAACCGATCACACAAGCAACATATAGGAGATTTATATTAAATCGAAACGGGCGGGGTCTTAGTTTTCCTTTTCCAGCCGGCGGAAATGAAAACACAGTGTTAACACTTCGAAATAGTCAGCCTCCTCCAGGCCCGAACCGATCACCCGATCCAGTTTCAACAGAACATACCAGGACTCAATGGCCAGACGGCGAAAGCGGAAACACAACACCCAAAACGGTACATTCTGATCATACAACACCAACGTTCATACTACCAACaaccgaaaaaaaactttaa
- the LOC127854269 gene encoding fibrous sheath CABYR-binding protein-like, with protein MNDIPWVLLTSSINAPITRTTHIRSFLRRGVLTFPYPAGPNENTAPKEVMPPQNVQPHAESTAPKEVTPPQNVQSHAENTAPKELTPPQNLLPHAENTAPKEVTPPQNVQPHAENTAPKEVTPPQNVKPHAENTGTQRQAEGNENTAPRYVTPSQNVQPSAVHIRSRASIPQEHSTYQWPADANENTEVPTSQNVQPPADPNGSVSNSST; from the exons ATGAATGACATCCCCTGGGTCCTCTTAACGTCATCCATCAATGCACCGATCACACGAACAACGCATATAAGAAGTTTCTTACGCAGGGGAGTTCTAACTTTTCCGTATCCAGCCGGACCAAATGAAAACACAGCTCCAAAAGAG GTAATGCCTCCCCAAAATGTTCAGCCTCATGCAGAAAGCACAGCCCCAAAAGAGGTAACGCCTCCCCAAAATGTTCAGTCTCATGCAGAAAACACTGCTCCAAAAGAGTTAACGCCTCCTCAAAATCTTCTGCCTCATGCAGAAAACACAGCTCCAAAAGAGGTAACGCCTCCCCAAAATGTTCAGCCTCATGCAGAAAACACAGCTCCAAAAGAGGTAACGCCTCCCCAAAATGTTAAGCCTCATGCAGAAAATACCGGGACGCAACGTCAAGCCGAAGGAAATGAAAACACAGCTCCCAGATATGTAACGCCTTCTCAAAATGTTCAGCCTTCTGCAGTCCATATTAGATCACGCGCTTCAATTCCACAAGAACATTCGACGTATCAATGGCCAGCCGACGCAAATGAAAACACCGAGGTACCGACTTCTCAAAATGTTCAGCCTCCTGCGGATCCTAATGGATCCGTTTCCAACTCCTCTACATAA